Proteins encoded in a region of the Marmota flaviventris isolate mMarFla1 chromosome 3, mMarFla1.hap1, whole genome shotgun sequence genome:
- the Mapk11 gene encoding mitogen-activated protein kinase 11 isoform X2, whose translation MEAARAAGGAAARLRSAYDSRLRQKVAVKKLSRPFQSLIHARRTYRELRLLKHVKHENVIGLLDVFTPATSIEDFSEVYLVTTLMGADLNNIVKCQALSDEHVQFLVYQLLRGLKYIHSAGIIHRDLKPSNVAVNEDCELRILDFGLARQADEEMTGYVATRWYRAPEIMLNWMHYNQTVDIWSVGCIMAELLQGKALFPGNDYIDQLKRIMEVVGTPSPEVLAKISSEHARTYIQSLPPMPQKDLSSIFHGANPLAVDLLGRMLVLDSDQRVSAAEALAHAYFSQYHDPDDEPEAEPYDESVEATERTVEEWKELTYQEVLSFKPPEPPQPSGSLEIEQ comes from the exons ATGGAGGCTGCGCGGGCTGCGGGAGGGGCGGCGGCCCGGCTGCG TTCAGCCTACGACTCACGGCTGCGCCAGAAGGTGGCAGTGAAAAAGCTGTCGCGCCCCTTCCAGTCGCTGATCCACGCGCGAAGGACCTACCGCGAGCTGCGGCTGCTCAAACACGTGAAGCACGAGAAC GTCATTGGGCTTCTGGACGTCTTCACACCAGCCACATCCATCGAGGACTTCAGCGAAGT GTACTTGGTGACCACCCTCATGGGCGCCGACCTGAACAATATCGTTAAGTGCCAGGCGCTGAGCGATGAGCATGTCCAGTTCCTGGTTTACCAGCTGCTGCGTGGGCTGAAG TACATACACTCGGCCGGGATCATCCACCGG GACCTGAAGCCCAGCAACGTGGCGGTGAACGAGGACTGCGAGCTCAGG ATCCTGGACTTTGGGCTGGCACGCCAGGCAGATGAGGAGATGACAGGATACGTGGCCACACGCTGGTACCGGGCGCCCGAGATCATGCTCAATTGGATGCATTACAATCAGACAG TGGACATCTGGTCTGTGGGTTGCATCATGGCTGAATTGCTCCAGGGAAAAGCCCTCTTCCCAGGGAATGACT ACATTGACCAGCTGAAGCGCATCATGGAAGTGGTGGGCACACCCAGCCCTGAGGTTCTGGCAAAGATATCCTCGGAGCAT GCCCGGACATACATCCAGTCCTTGCCCCCCATGCCCCAGAAGGACCTCAGCAGCATCTTTCATGGAGCCAACCCCCTGG CTGTAGACCTTCTTGGAAGGATGCTGGTGCTGGACAGTGACCAGAGGGTCAGTGCAGCTGAGGCACTGGCCCATGCGTATTTCAGCCAGTACCACGACCCAGATGATGAGCCAGAGGCTGAGCCCTATGATGAAAGCGTTGAGGCCACGGAGCGCACGGTGGAGGAGTGGAAGG AGCTCACTTACCAGGAAGTCCTCAGCTTCAAGCCCCCAGAGCCACCGCAGCCGAGTGGCAGCCTAGAGATTGAGCAATGA
- the Mapk11 gene encoding mitogen-activated protein kinase 11 isoform X1, whose translation MSGPRAGFYRQELNKTVWEVPQRLQGLRPVGSGAYGSVCSAYDSRLRQKVAVKKLSRPFQSLIHARRTYRELRLLKHVKHENVIGLLDVFTPATSIEDFSEVYLVTTLMGADLNNIVKCQALSDEHVQFLVYQLLRGLKYIHSAGIIHRDLKPSNVAVNEDCELRILDFGLARQADEEMTGYVATRWYRAPEIMLNWMHYNQTVDIWSVGCIMAELLQGKALFPGNDYIDQLKRIMEVVGTPSPEVLAKISSEHARTYIQSLPPMPQKDLSSIFHGANPLAVDLLGRMLVLDSDQRVSAAEALAHAYFSQYHDPDDEPEAEPYDESVEATERTVEEWKELTYQEVLSFKPPEPPQPSGSLEIEQ comes from the exons ATGTCGGGCCCGCGCGCCGGTTTCTACCGGCAGGAGCTGAACAAGACCGTGTGGGAGGTGCCGCAGCGGCTGCAGGGTCTGCGCCCGGTGGGCTCCGGCGCCTACGGCTCCGTCTG TTCAGCCTACGACTCACGGCTGCGCCAGAAGGTGGCAGTGAAAAAGCTGTCGCGCCCCTTCCAGTCGCTGATCCACGCGCGAAGGACCTACCGCGAGCTGCGGCTGCTCAAACACGTGAAGCACGAGAAC GTCATTGGGCTTCTGGACGTCTTCACACCAGCCACATCCATCGAGGACTTCAGCGAAGT GTACTTGGTGACCACCCTCATGGGCGCCGACCTGAACAATATCGTTAAGTGCCAGGCGCTGAGCGATGAGCATGTCCAGTTCCTGGTTTACCAGCTGCTGCGTGGGCTGAAG TACATACACTCGGCCGGGATCATCCACCGG GACCTGAAGCCCAGCAACGTGGCGGTGAACGAGGACTGCGAGCTCAGG ATCCTGGACTTTGGGCTGGCACGCCAGGCAGATGAGGAGATGACAGGATACGTGGCCACACGCTGGTACCGGGCGCCCGAGATCATGCTCAATTGGATGCATTACAATCAGACAG TGGACATCTGGTCTGTGGGTTGCATCATGGCTGAATTGCTCCAGGGAAAAGCCCTCTTCCCAGGGAATGACT ACATTGACCAGCTGAAGCGCATCATGGAAGTGGTGGGCACACCCAGCCCTGAGGTTCTGGCAAAGATATCCTCGGAGCAT GCCCGGACATACATCCAGTCCTTGCCCCCCATGCCCCAGAAGGACCTCAGCAGCATCTTTCATGGAGCCAACCCCCTGG CTGTAGACCTTCTTGGAAGGATGCTGGTGCTGGACAGTGACCAGAGGGTCAGTGCAGCTGAGGCACTGGCCCATGCGTATTTCAGCCAGTACCACGACCCAGATGATGAGCCAGAGGCTGAGCCCTATGATGAAAGCGTTGAGGCCACGGAGCGCACGGTGGAGGAGTGGAAGG AGCTCACTTACCAGGAAGTCCTCAGCTTCAAGCCCCCAGAGCCACCGCAGCCGAGTGGCAGCCTAGAGATTGAGCAATGA
- the Mapk12 gene encoding mitogen-activated protein kinase 12 isoform X1 gives MTSPPPARKGFYRQEVTQTAWEVRAVYQDLQPVGSGAYGAVCSAVDSRTGTKVAIKKLYRPFQSELFAKRAYRELRLLKHMRHENVIGLLDVFTPDETLDDFTDFYLVMPFMGTDLGKLMKHETLSEDRVQFLVYQMLKGLRYIHAAGVIHRDLKPGNLAVNEDCELKILDFGLARQADSEMTGYVVTRWYRAPEVILNWMRYTQTVDIWSVGCIMAEMITGKILFKGNDHLDQLKEIMKVTGTPPAEFVQKLQSAEAKNYMKGLPELEKKDFASVLTNASPLAVDLLEKMLVLDAEQRVTAAEALAHPYFESLHDTEDEPKAQKYDDSFDDVDRTLDEWKRVTYKEVLSFKPPRQLGARVPKETAL, from the exons ATGACTTCGCCGCCGCCCGCCCGCAAGGGCTTCTACCGCCAGGAGGTGACCCAGACGGCCTGGGAGGTGCGCGCCGTGTACCAGGACCTGCAGCCCGTGGGCTCGGGGGCCTACGGCGCCGTGTG CTCGGCCGTGGACAGTCGCACGGGCACCAAGGTGGCCATCAAGAAGCTGTACCGGCCCTTCCAGTCCGAGCTCTTCGCCAAGCGCGCCTACCGCGAGCTGCGCCTCCTGAAGCACATGCGCCACGAGAAC GTGATTGGGCTGCTGGATGTGTTCACTCCTGATGAGACCCTGGATGACTTCACAGACTT CTACCTGGTGATGCCATTCATGGGCACTGACCTGGGCAAACTCATGAAGCATGAGACACTGAGTGAGGACCGAGTCCAGTTCCTGGTGTATCAGATGCTGAAGGGGCTGAGG TATATCCATGCTGCTGGAGTCATCCACAGG GACCTGAAGCCTGGCAACCTGGCTGTGAACGAGGACTGTGAGCTGAAG ATCCTGGACTTTGGTCTGGCCAGGCAAGCAGACAGTGAGATGACAGGGTATGTGGTGACCCGGTGGTACCGGGCCCCTGAGGTCATCTTGAATTGGATGCGCTACACACAGACAG TGGACATCTGGTCGGTGGGCTGCATCATGGCGGAGATGATTACAGGGAAGATACTGTTTAAGGGCAACGACC ACCTGGACCAGCTGAAGGAGATCATGAAGGTGACAGGGACACCTCCTGCTGAGTTTGTGCAGAAGCTGCAGAGTGCTGAG GCTAAGAACTACATGAAGGGCCTCCCTGAGCTGGAGAAGAAGGATTTTGCCTCTGTCCTGACCAATGCAAGCCCTCTGG CTGTGGATCTCCTGGAGAAGATGCTGGTGCTGGATGCAGAGCAGCGGGTGACGGCGGCTGAGGCACTGGCCCACCCATACTTTGAATCCCTGCACGACACAGAGGACGAACCCAAGGCCCAGAAGTATGACGATTCCTTTGATGATGTGGACCGCACCCTGGATGAGTGGAAGC GTGTCACTTATAAAGAAGTGCTAAGCTTCAAGCCTCCCAGGCAGCTGGGTGCTAGGGTTCCCAAGGAGACGGCCCTGTGA
- the Mapk12 gene encoding mitogen-activated protein kinase 12 isoform X2 yields MTSPPPARKGFYRQEVTQTAWEVRAVYQDLQPVGSGAYGAVCSAVDSRTGTKVAIKKLYRPFQSELFAKRAYRELRLLKHMRHENVIGLLDVFTPDETLDDFTDFYLVMPFMGTDLGKLMKHETLSEDRVQFLVYQMLKGLRYIHAAGVIHRILDFGLARQADSEMTGYVVTRWYRAPEVILNWMRYTQTVDIWSVGCIMAEMITGKILFKGNDHLDQLKEIMKVTGTPPAEFVQKLQSAEAKNYMKGLPELEKKDFASVLTNASPLAVDLLEKMLVLDAEQRVTAAEALAHPYFESLHDTEDEPKAQKYDDSFDDVDRTLDEWKRVTYKEVLSFKPPRQLGARVPKETAL; encoded by the exons ATGACTTCGCCGCCGCCCGCCCGCAAGGGCTTCTACCGCCAGGAGGTGACCCAGACGGCCTGGGAGGTGCGCGCCGTGTACCAGGACCTGCAGCCCGTGGGCTCGGGGGCCTACGGCGCCGTGTG CTCGGCCGTGGACAGTCGCACGGGCACCAAGGTGGCCATCAAGAAGCTGTACCGGCCCTTCCAGTCCGAGCTCTTCGCCAAGCGCGCCTACCGCGAGCTGCGCCTCCTGAAGCACATGCGCCACGAGAAC GTGATTGGGCTGCTGGATGTGTTCACTCCTGATGAGACCCTGGATGACTTCACAGACTT CTACCTGGTGATGCCATTCATGGGCACTGACCTGGGCAAACTCATGAAGCATGAGACACTGAGTGAGGACCGAGTCCAGTTCCTGGTGTATCAGATGCTGAAGGGGCTGAGG TATATCCATGCTGCTGGAGTCATCCACAGG ATCCTGGACTTTGGTCTGGCCAGGCAAGCAGACAGTGAGATGACAGGGTATGTGGTGACCCGGTGGTACCGGGCCCCTGAGGTCATCTTGAATTGGATGCGCTACACACAGACAG TGGACATCTGGTCGGTGGGCTGCATCATGGCGGAGATGATTACAGGGAAGATACTGTTTAAGGGCAACGACC ACCTGGACCAGCTGAAGGAGATCATGAAGGTGACAGGGACACCTCCTGCTGAGTTTGTGCAGAAGCTGCAGAGTGCTGAG GCTAAGAACTACATGAAGGGCCTCCCTGAGCTGGAGAAGAAGGATTTTGCCTCTGTCCTGACCAATGCAAGCCCTCTGG CTGTGGATCTCCTGGAGAAGATGCTGGTGCTGGATGCAGAGCAGCGGGTGACGGCGGCTGAGGCACTGGCCCACCCATACTTTGAATCCCTGCACGACACAGAGGACGAACCCAAGGCCCAGAAGTATGACGATTCCTTTGATGATGTGGACCGCACCCTGGATGAGTGGAAGC GTGTCACTTATAAAGAAGTGCTAAGCTTCAAGCCTCCCAGGCAGCTGGGTGCTAGGGTTCCCAAGGAGACGGCCCTGTGA